The Cyclobacterium amurskyense genome contains the following window.
CAGGTTAACATCCATGGTTTGATCCAATGCCTCCAAAGCAGCAATAGTGGCTTCTGTAGTACTGAAATTTTGAAGCCCTACAACCGCTTCCAACCTTACTGTTGCGTGGCTATCCTTAGTGGCTTTGGCCAATAAAGATTGGGTTTCAGGGATGTCTTCTTTCCAATGCACCAATACCCTTATCGCTGCAGCTCTTGCTTCCGGTTTTTTAGCCGTTAATAGCTTTTCCAATAAAGGTACATTCACCGCGCCAATGGCCTGATGCATCCAAAGCCCTTCCATTAAATGGTGCTCAAATTCTGGATTTGAAGGATCAAGTGCATCGAGCCATTTACTCAATGCATACTTTACTTCTTGAACATCCTTGTTTTTTAGGATCAACTTCGCCTGTAATCTTACCCAGTTTTCTTCCGATTTTAAGGCTTCCAATAATTCCGGGATAGGTTTATTCTGTAAATCAGGATACTTGACCAAAGGGCTGTCTTTTTTGGTTACCCTCCAGATTCGACCATGTTGTTGGTCTCTTCTGGAATCAAAAAAGTCAACTTCCCCGTGTTGAATGATAGGGTTATACCAATCAGCAACATAGATTGCGCCATCTGGTCCCATTAGGATGTCAACAGGTCTGAAGCCTATATGATCTGTCCATAATAAATCATCAGCCTGCTTAGAAACAAAGCCACTTCCTTGTTCTTCCAAAACAAAACGGTTCACACGGTTGGCCCTAAAATCATTGGTAATAAGGCTTCCTGCCCAATCTTCCGGCATATGTGCGCCTGAAACAATATCCAAACCACTGTGCTTTGGTTGACCAGGATTCAAACCGCTTAAAATTCGTTCAGCACCAGGGGCAGTTACAAATGTAGCGCCAGGAAAGGCGTAATTAATACCTTCTCGTCCAGCACCATCCGTCAAAAAGCTTTTGCCCCATTTGTCAAATTGTAGGCCCCATGGGTTAATCAATCCTTTGGCATATACTTCTAATTTTTGGGTTTTTGTATTGTATTGCCAAACACCACCACCTTCAAGTCTGCGGATGCCCCAAGGAGTCTCTACATGGCTGTAGATATAGATGGACTGATTAAAATACATCAAACCATCAGGTCCCCAACGAAAAGTGTGGATGAGGTGGTGGGTATCACCGGTTCCAAAGCCGGAAAGTATTTTGGTCCTTTCATCTGCTTTGCCGTCTCCATCTGTATCCTTTAAGTGTAGGATTTCTGTTGAATTGGCCACATAGACACCTCCATCACCAGGTAAGAGGCCGGTGGGAGTGAAGAGACCTTCAGCAAAAACAGTGGATTTATCTGCTATTCCATCTCTATCGGTGTCTTCGATTACCAGTATTTTATCATTGGCCGTCTCACCGGGTCTAAGGTGAGGGTAAATGGTACTGCTTACTACCCATAATCTGCCTTGGGCATCCCAGTTCATTTGAATGGGCTTGACCACCATAGGGTCAGTGGCAAATAAATTGACTTCAAAGCCATCTGCTACCTGAAACCTGTCCATTTGAACCTGAGGGTCCGTAGATGGGATATCCCGAAGAGCATTTTGGGCATTGGCAATGGTACCATTGACACTCAGTACAATCAAAAATGTAGCTATTCCTACTAATAATCTTGATATATGGGAAGCTTTATTAGCCACACTTATCAAAAAATTTGTAAATATTTTTAATTCCAATAACATGGTATTTAAGGATTTCTTGGTAAAATGATTCAATCGATTAAAATCCGACATTTAAGGCAGCTTTTCTAGTTGGTAATGAAGGGTTTTGGGCTTTTTGGTTTGATTGATCTGATCATCCAACCAAAGGATCAATGCATCCAAAGCTTCCAATCCTTCCTTATGCCTTCCTTGCTCATAAGATCGGAAGCCCAGAATATAGGTTCTATTTTGCGGACGGTATTGCTGGAAATAGATTTTATCCTTTTCTCTTATCAATTCTAGCAAATGTTTGGATTGTTCTAGGCTTGGGCCTTGTTCCAAGATAATTCCTTCTTCCCATTGCTTCCTGCTTCCAATGGCCGAAAGTTTTCCATCCACAGACAAGGAGTAATTTCCTTTTTTTAAGCCATTCACCTTAATGGTTTCATTGCCTGGATTAGGATTAGAAACTAGATTTTGTATGCTTTTAAAGGATATATTTCTGGCTTTATCTGCAATGGAAATGTGCTGTACCGGTACATTGCTTTCAACGCTAGCGGTAGAGGCATCAATTTCAATGGAAGGTTTTTCCCTATTCAGCCCCAGTTGATCCATAACCGTTTCGGCAAGCTGAGCATAACCTTTTTCATTAAGATGAACCCCATTGTTTTCATAAAGTTCAGCACCAGTAGCTGTATTAAAGGCATCAAAAACATCAATGAAAGTCAATTTTCGGGATTGGGCAATTTCTTTAATTGCCTGGTTATAGCTGCGATATTCATTGTTTCTTAATTTCAATAAATCCTCCGTTCCGGCAGAAACCTGTGGAATGGTAGATAGCAAAATTGCTTTTGCACCTATGGCCTCAACGCTATCGAGCAATTGATTCATACCATTTTTGAAAAGGTCCAAGCCTTCAGCTCCTTGCTGGGCTTCCACATTCCCATAACCTATGATAAGCCAATCGGGCTCAGCCGCTTTTATTTGAGAAATAAGTAAGTCATAAGGGCCGGGGGGATTGGTATAGTAACTTCTGGCTTCACCAAATACAGTATCTCCTGACCAGCCTATGTTCCTGAAGGTAAGGTGCTTTTCAGGCCAGTAATTGGTAAGTCTATATTCGAGGAATCCGAATTGTTGTTCATTTTCTATCAATGCATTGCCCAAGAGCACAAGCCTGTCCCCGTTTTCAGGGGCAAAGTTTTGTTGAGAATATGCTGTGGAAATGAATAAAATTAATTGAAATAATAGGATGTAAATTCTTTTCATGGGAATGTTTAGGTACCTGATATTTATTGTTAATATAACCTTTAAATATAAAAAGTAACGAAGAATATCAGGTACAATATTTTTTTAATTTTATTATTGGAAATTTTGATTGACCACTGGTTCTTCCTATAACTTTGAAACCGATTTTTTTTAGAATCAAGGGTTTAGCAGCATAAATTCAATATTTTAAATAGTAAAAAAACCTTGTAAATTAATTTTATAATTATATTTTTATTAAATTAGTTTAAAGTTAACGGTATTCTTATGCTATTTAGATATTTTCAATTGTCGGTTTTGCTATCCATTGGTTTGGTTTCTTGTAACAGTACAGAAAATCAAAGCAAAGCCCTTAAAGAAATGGAATTTGTAAAGGTGGATTCCTTGGTTTTTGACGAATTGCAAATATTAAATGTGCTGGACTATCACAGGGAGCAGGAAGTATACCTAATGGTTACCAAAGGTGTTGAGGGCAGGTATTTTATCATAAACAGCCAAGGGGAAGTACTTGCTGAAGAACTTTTAAGTGAAGGCCCCAATGCATTTGGGATGGTTTTGCATCGGGCCGGCTTTGTAGGGGATGAAATAATGTTTGTGAGTGATCAGGAAATCTTTATATATGATTTAGATTTACAGCAACTCAGGAAATTCCCCTTCGAGCAACATACCATGGTAAGGATGATTCATACTCCATTGGATAATTTTCACCAATTTAGTATAAACAATGTTGCCTATGGTATTGCCAATTTGAGTGATCGAAGATTGGATAAATTTCCCATGGATTATTTTGATACATTAAACTATTTTCATTTAGTAAATCCAATGGATGGGACTGTAATAAAAGGTGGGAAAATAGATGAAAGCAGTATTTTTAAACAGAATTATTTTTATCCTGGTAAGCACAAGCCTATTTATTTTTCAGATTTGAATTCCAAAGTAATGTCATTAATCTTACCGGCAGATTCTATTTTATTTCAATATGATCAAAACTTGAACTTGGTCAATAAAATCAAACTGGAACGTGAGGAACCTGATCAACTTGCCAAGGTCCCCATGGAAATGGCCGATCGAAAAGAATTTGGTGCGATCGGCCTTGATTTTGCTCTAGGAGGCGGTTTTACACATATTGTTGGACAAGGAGCTGCATTTATCGTTGAATATAAAGCAGGATTAGCTCCTGAAGACAATATTGAAACTGGCGATTACAAAGAAAGAATGGCTCTAATGGAAACAAGAAAAGTCTTTTATTACCCCATAGAAGATGGCATTCTAATTGGCCTCCCTGTCCTTTGGGATAAACCAGGAAACCTCAAACTGGGCTTAGGGAACAACCGTTATTTACATTATGCTGATCAGGCCGACATTCATGAAGAGGAAAAAGAATACCAGTGTTATTATATTTATGAATTAAGGCCCATAGAGGAGGATTGATTTGGTGATGGGTTGAGTTAGTGATATTGTAGAAGGTGGATAGACTTTGGAATCGTGGTATATTGATAGCCAAATGCTTAAGCTTTCCAAAGAAAATGATATTCCTTTTTTTATTTTAGAGCCATATTTTCATTTTCTGCAACAATGCTGACAAATTTTAGCACCAATTAAAACCTTGTTTTTGGTGGAAGGAGACTTTCATTATAAGTTCCCTCATAATAAAAAAGGCTGAATGTGTGGTGTAATTATAGTCAAGGAAGTCAGGTGTTGGTATGCACTGATAGACACATACTGCTTCCGGCGGTATTGTCGACTATTTCTGCAACAATGCTGACAAAATCATTACGTATTATTTCTACCAAAAACGTACATTAAGTTACTAAACCTCCCCAAACCCCTAGGGGTGACATTTTTGTAGCCAAGGGTGACAACCCTTGGATAATGCATGAGGAGTCCATCTGATTTTGGCGGTATTGTTGCTGTTTTTTTGCAACAATGCTGACAAAATCATTACGTCACTCTAATTTTTATGGTATGGGTACAATCAAGATAAGGAATTAGGAAATCCATTTGCCTTCTACAGGCTGATTTATAAAAATCATACATATATTTGCAGGTGCATGTCGCTACGACTTGCCTTGATTCATACAAATTCTTTTAATAAATGAGTGCATCCCTAAGTGCCCGACCGGCCAGTTTTTCACGCGTTACCATCACTGAACTTATGATACCCTCTTATGCCAACTTTGGAGGAAAAATTCATGGAGGCATTTTACTTTCTATGATGGATAAGGTGGCCTATACTGCTGCCACCAAACACAGTGGTGCTTATTGTGTCACGGTTTCTGTAGATACCGTAGATTTTCTACAGCCAGTAGAAGTAGGGGAGCTGGTTTCTTTGAAAGCCTCAGTAAATCACGTAGGCAATAGTTCAATGATTATTGGGATAAAAGTGATTTCCGAAAATGTAAAAACAGGGGTAGTAAAACATACCAATACCTGTTACTTTACCATGGTCGCCAAAGGGGAGGACGACAAGCCTACGCCTGTTCCGCCATTATTATTGGAAACCCGTACAGATGTAAGGCGATTTGTAGAAGCTATCAAA
Protein-coding sequences here:
- a CDS encoding GDSL-type esterase/lipase family protein, producing MKRIYILLFQLILFISTAYSQQNFAPENGDRLVLLGNALIENEQQFGFLEYRLTNYWPEKHLTFRNIGWSGDTVFGEARSYYTNPPGPYDLLISQIKAAEPDWLIIGYGNVEAQQGAEGLDLFKNGMNQLLDSVEAIGAKAILLSTIPQVSAGTEDLLKLRNNEYRSYNQAIKEIAQSRKLTFIDVFDAFNTATGAELYENNGVHLNEKGYAQLAETVMDQLGLNREKPSIEIDASTASVESNVPVQHISIADKARNISFKSIQNLVSNPNPGNETIKVNGLKKGNYSLSVDGKLSAIGSRKQWEEGIILEQGPSLEQSKHLLELIREKDKIYFQQYRPQNRTYILGFRSYEQGRHKEGLEALDALILWLDDQINQTKKPKTLHYQLEKLP
- a CDS encoding acyl-CoA thioesterase; the encoded protein is MSASLSARPASFSRVTITELMIPSYANFGGKIHGGILLSMMDKVAYTAATKHSGAYCVTVSVDTVDFLQPVEVGELVSLKASVNHVGNSSMIIGIKVISENVKTGVVKHTNTCYFTMVAKGEDDKPTPVPPLLLETRTDVRRFVEAIKRKKYKSEYGAILKELKRTWDQEAISTMLKGQRCEVSLDIK